One Methanocaldococcus infernus ME DNA segment encodes these proteins:
- a CDS encoding ATP synthase subunit K (produces ATP from ADP in the presence of a proton gradient across the membrane; the K subunit is a nonenzymatic component which binds the dimeric form by interacting with the G and E subunits), with protein MDPLLLGAIGAGLAVGLAGLGSGIGAGITGASGAGVIAEDPNKFGTAIVFQALPQTQGLYGFLIAILILFVFKTAPAWAMFGAGLAVGLAGLSAIGQGIASAAGLGAVAEDNEMFGKAMVFSVLPETQAIYGLLVAILLLVGVFAGAGAKDVAALGAGFAVGFAGLSGIGQGITAAGAIGATARDPEAMGKGLVLAVMPETFAIFGLLIAILIMLMV; from the coding sequence ATTACTATTAGGAGCAATTGGAGCAGGTTTAGCTGTTGGTTTAGCTGGTTTAGGTTCTGGAATTGGAGCGGGAATTACAGGAGCAAGTGGAGCAGGAGTTATAGCTGAAGATCCTAACAAGTTTGGTACAGCCATAGTTTTCCAAGCATTACCACAGACACAGGGTTTATATGGTTTCTTAATAGCTATCCTTATTCTCTTTGTCTTCAAAACAGCTCCTGCCTGGGCAATGTTTGGAGCAGGTTTAGCTGTTGGTTTAGCTGGTTTATCAGCTATAGGACAGGGAATAGCTTCAGCAGCTGGTTTAGGGGCTGTAGCTGAAGACAATGAAATGTTTGGTAAGGCTATGGTTTTCTCTGTCCTTCCAGAGACACAGGCAATTTATGGTTTATTAGTAGCTATCCTCTTACTTGTTGGAGTCTTTGCAGGAGCTGGAGCTAAGGATGTAGCTGCTTTAGGTGCAGGGTTTGCAGTTGGTTTTGCTGGTTTATCTGGAATAGGACAGGGGATTACTGCAGCTGGAGCTATTGGAGCAACTGCAAGGGATCCTGAGGCTATGGGTAAAGGTTTAGTCTTAGCTGTCATGCCAGAAACCTTTGCTATCTTTGGTCTCTTAATTGCTATCTTAATTATGCTCATGGTCTAA
- a CDS encoding V-type proton ATPase subunit E, with protein sequence MGIEKIKEKILEDANLEAKKIIGEAEKEKEEILNKAKEEAEKRKNEILKKGEKEAEILYNSIIAEAKLQARREILEVKERIIEKAIQKLREDLAKLPDEPEYMDKLLKLIKEGAISLGGGEIFVNLNKRDYERLEEEALWKLEKEVELKTNKVTVLKKGEVVDILGGCILNSGDKTKLLDNSLEAIFERSLPKIRIKVTEKLF encoded by the coding sequence GTGGGAATTGAGAAGATAAAGGAGAAGATATTAGAAGATGCTAACTTAGAGGCTAAAAAAATTATAGGGGAAGCTGAAAAGGAAAAGGAAGAGATATTAAATAAGGCTAAAGAAGAAGCTGAAAAGAGAAAAAATGAAATTTTAAAGAAGGGAGAAAAAGAGGCTGAGATTCTTTATAATAGTATTATAGCAGAAGCTAAGTTACAGGCAAGGAGAGAGATCTTAGAGGTTAAGGAGAGAATTATTGAGAAGGCTATTCAGAAGTTAAGGGAAGACTTAGCCAAGTTACCAGATGAGCCTGAGTATATGGATAAGTTGTTAAAGTTAATTAAAGAAGGAGCTATCTCCTTAGGAGGAGGAGAAATATTTGTTAATTTAAATAAGAGAGATTATGAGAGGTTAGAGGAAGAGGCTCTATGGAAGTTGGAGAAGGAAGTTGAGCTAAAAACTAATAAAGTTACAGTCCTTAAGAAGGGAGAGGTTGTAGATATCTTAGGGGGCTGTATCCTAAATAGTGGAGATAAAACTAAGTTATTAGATAACAGCTTAGAGGCAATATTTGAGAGATCTCTACCAAAGATAAGAATTAAGGTGACTGAGAAGTTGTTTTAA
- a CDS encoding V-type ATP synthase subunit C translates to MDISLLNTLKDLLNFVDNPFLLLIVASAVIIILVVIVWITKMVIDLAPYAYVNARVRSREGKLLDKSKISELLEAGSLEEILGLLGDTEYSKYLSDIKDEIDLEKALNQYLAETYEFLYNISPEKAKKVLKIMMIKFDIKNIKTLIRAKKLGLSPEETLKLLVPIGTLSKKLKELSEMESVEEIIRGLEGTEYFKILQNASNTKEMELLLDKYYLELLRNALMTEGKEEDIFKEFFGTLIDVELLKVLLRAKVDNISAEELSKYLTSGYELPEWKLKELAGAEGIEGVIGGLEGTSYYQILSDALDEYQRTKSIYVFEKVLDKLILEKGRALSLRKPFGVGPIIGLIVGKELEIKNLKIIIKGKLENLKAEEIRSLLVQVK, encoded by the coding sequence ATGGATATTAGTTTATTAAACACTTTAAAAGACTTGTTAAACTTTGTTGATAATCCTTTTTTGCTTCTCATTGTTGCCTCTGCTGTTATCATCATTTTAGTGGTTATTGTCTGGATAACAAAGATGGTTATTGATCTTGCCCCCTATGCCTATGTGAATGCAAGAGTAAGGAGTAGAGAGGGGAAGTTATTAGATAAGAGTAAGATCTCTGAACTCTTAGAGGCTGGATCCTTAGAAGAGATCTTAGGACTTTTAGGAGACACTGAATATAGTAAATATCTAAGTGATATTAAGGATGAGATAGACTTAGAAAAGGCTTTAAACCAATATTTAGCTGAAACTTATGAATTTCTCTACAACATTTCCCCAGAGAAGGCTAAAAAAGTTTTAAAGATAATGATGATAAAGTTTGACATAAAAAATATAAAAACCTTAATTAGGGCTAAGAAACTTGGCTTATCTCCAGAGGAGACTTTAAAATTATTAGTGCCAATTGGAACCTTATCAAAGAAGCTTAAAGAACTCTCTGAAATGGAGAGTGTTGAGGAAATAATAAGAGGTTTAGAGGGAACTGAATACTTTAAAATCTTACAGAATGCTTCCAACACTAAAGAGATGGAGCTTTTATTAGATAAATATTACTTAGAGCTTTTAAGAAATGCCTTAATGACTGAAGGGAAAGAGGAAGATATCTTTAAAGAGTTCTTTGGAACCTTAATAGATGTTGAGTTATTGAAAGTGTTGTTAAGGGCTAAGGTTGATAATATAAGTGCTGAAGAGCTTTCAAAGTACTTAACCTCTGGTTATGAATTACCTGAGTGGAAGTTAAAAGAGCTTGCTGGAGCTGAAGGAATAGAGGGAGTTATAGGAGGTTTAGAAGGAACCTCTTACTATCAGATACTTTCAGATGCCTTAGATGAGTATCAGAGGACAAAGTCTATTTATGTCTTTGAGAAGGTTCTTGATAAGTTAATCTTAGAGAAAGGTAGAGCTCTCTCACTGAGAAAGCCTTTTGGTGTAGGGCCAATTATAGGCTTAATTGTTGGGAAAGAGTTGGAGATAAAGAACTTAAAAATTATAATTAAAGGGAAGTTAGAGAATTTGAAAGCTGAAGAAATTAGATCCTTGTTAGTTCAGGTGAAGTAG
- a CDS encoding V-type ATP synthase subunit F codes for MRIGVIGDRETAIGFRLAGLKDVYEVKDKEDAIKALKTLAENKDIAFIIITERLAEEIRENMKNINKVIVEIPDKNGKLAREDPIKELIRKAVGVAK; via the coding sequence ATGAGAATAGGGGTTATTGGTGATAGAGAAACAGCCATAGGCTTTAGATTGGCTGGACTTAAGGATGTCTATGAAGTTAAAGATAAAGAAGATGCTATAAAAGCTTTAAAAACTTTGGCTGAAAATAAAGATATAGCATTTATAATTATAACAGAGAGGTTAGCTGAAGAGATAAGAGAAAACATGAAAAATATAAATAAAGTTATTGTAGAAATTCCTGACAAAAATGGAAAATTGGCAAGAGAGGATCCAATAAAAGAGCTTATAAGAAAGGCTGTTGGTGTTGCTAAATAA
- a CDS encoding ATP synthase subunit A, protein MAGKIVKIAGPVVVAEGMKGSQMYEVVKVGEEKLTGEIIQLHGDRAVIQVYEETTGVKPGEPVIGTGSPLSVELGPGMLRAMYDGIQRPLTAIEEKTGSIFIPRGVDVPALPREIKWEFKPVVNEGDLVEGGDVIGLVDETPSITHKIMVPFGIKGKIVEIKEGKFTVEETVATVELENGETREIKMMQKWPVRKGRPYREKLPPKIPLITGQRVEDTFFTLAKGGTAAIPGPFGSGKTVTQHQLAKWSDADVVVYIGCGERGNEMTEVIEEFPHLEDIRTGNKLMDRTVLIANTSNMPVAAREASVYTGVTIAEYFRDMGYGVLLTADSTSRWAEAMREISGRLEEMPGEEGYPAYLASRLAQFYERAGRVVTLGKDENKKDKIGFVCIVGAVSPPGGDFSEPVTSNTLRIVKVFWALDANLARRRHFPAINWLMSYSLYIDEVTDWWHKNTGPDWRMLRDTAMNLLQKEAELQEIVQLVGPDALPDRERVILEVARMLREDFLQQDAFDDVDTYCPPMKQYLMLKIIMTFYEEALKAVERGVEPSKILKVSVKQDIARMKYMPHDEFINVKSKEILEKIKKELSSLT, encoded by the coding sequence ATGGCTGGTAAGATTGTTAAAATAGCTGGGCCTGTTGTAGTTGCTGAAGGAATGAAAGGTTCTCAGATGTATGAAGTTGTTAAGGTTGGAGAAGAGAAATTAACAGGAGAAATTATTCAATTACATGGAGATAGAGCAGTTATTCAGGTTTATGAAGAAACTACTGGGGTTAAACCAGGAGAGCCAGTTATTGGGACAGGTTCACCTTTATCTGTAGAGTTAGGGCCAGGGATGTTAAGAGCTATGTATGATGGTATTCAGAGACCATTAACAGCTATTGAAGAGAAGACTGGCTCAATCTTCATCCCAAGAGGAGTAGATGTTCCAGCACTTCCAAGAGAGATAAAATGGGAGTTTAAACCTGTTGTCAATGAAGGAGATTTAGTAGAGGGTGGAGATGTTATAGGTTTAGTTGATGAAACTCCTTCTATAACACATAAAATAATGGTTCCATTTGGAATTAAGGGGAAAATTGTTGAGATAAAAGAGGGGAAATTTACTGTTGAGGAAACTGTTGCCACTGTTGAGTTAGAGAATGGAGAAACAAGAGAAATAAAGATGATGCAAAAGTGGCCAGTTAGAAAGGGTAGACCTTACAGAGAAAAGTTACCTCCAAAGATTCCTTTAATCACTGGGCAAAGAGTTGAAGATACTTTCTTCACCTTAGCCAAGGGGGGAACTGCAGCTATTCCAGGACCATTTGGAAGTGGGAAAACAGTAACTCAGCATCAGTTAGCTAAGTGGAGTGACGCTGACGTTGTTGTCTATATAGGTTGTGGAGAAAGAGGAAATGAGATGACTGAAGTTATTGAGGAGTTCCCACACTTAGAGGATATAAGAACTGGAAACAAGTTGATGGATAGGACAGTTTTGATAGCTAACACTTCAAATATGCCAGTTGCTGCAAGGGAAGCATCTGTCTATACAGGGGTAACTATAGCTGAATACTTCAGAGATATGGGTTATGGGGTTTTATTAACAGCTGACTCAACATCAAGATGGGCAGAGGCAATGAGAGAGATCTCTGGAAGATTGGAAGAGATGCCAGGGGAAGAAGGATATCCAGCTTACTTAGCTTCAAGATTAGCTCAATTTTATGAAAGAGCTGGTAGAGTTGTTACCTTAGGTAAGGATGAGAATAAGAAAGATAAGATAGGCTTCGTCTGTATCGTCGGAGCTGTCTCTCCACCAGGTGGAGACTTCTCAGAGCCAGTTACTTCAAACACACTGAGAATAGTTAAGGTGTTCTGGGCTTTAGATGCTAACTTAGCAAGAAGAAGACACTTCCCAGCAATTAACTGGCTTATGAGTTACTCCCTCTATATTGATGAGGTTACAGACTGGTGGCATAAGAATACTGGGCCAGACTGGAGAATGCTGAGAGATACAGCTATGAACTTACTACAGAAAGAGGCTGAACTCCAAGAGATTGTTCAATTAGTTGGGCCTGATGCCTTGCCAGATAGGGAGAGAGTTATCTTAGAAGTTGCAAGAATGTTAAGAGAAGACTTTTTACAGCAGGATGCCTTTGATGATGTAGATACTTACTGCCCACCAATGAAGCAGTATTTAATGTTGAAAATTATTATGACCTTCTATGAAGAGGCTTTAAAGGCTGTGGAGAGAGGAGTAGAGCCAAGTAAGATATTAAAGGTTTCAGTTAAGCAAGACATTGCAAGAATGAAGTATATGCCTCATGATGAATTCATTAATGTTAAATCCAAGGAAATTTTAGAGAAAATTAAAAAAGAGCTTTCCTCCTTAACATAA
- a CDS encoding ATP synthase subunit B: MASAAIEYSSIKSIAGPLLIVEGVEGAAYGEIVEIICPDGEKRMGQVLEAREGLAVVQVFEGTTGLNVDKTRVRFTGKTAKIGVSTEMLGRIFNGRGQPIDGGPEIVPEMELDINGYPLNPVSRKYPSDFIQTGISTIDGMNTLVRGQKLPIFSGSGLPHNQLAVQIARQAKVRGEGEKFAVVFAAMGITAEEANFFMEEFRRTGALEKAVVFINLANDPAIERILTPRMALTVAEYLAFEKDMHVLVILTDMTNYCEALREISAARNEVPGRRGYPGYMYTDLATIYERAGRVKGKVGTITQIPILTMPDDDITHPIPDLTGYITEGQIVLSRELHRKGIYPPIDVLPSLSRLAGSGQGPGKTREDHKKVVNQAYAAYAEGRSLRDLVAVVGEEALTERDRAYLKFADEFEKRFVNQGKDEERSIEETLDLLWELLAILPEEELKRVDKELIMKYHPKYRKKS; the protein is encoded by the coding sequence ATGGCATCAGCAGCTATAGAGTATAGCTCAATTAAAAGTATAGCTGGGCCTTTATTGATAGTTGAAGGAGTTGAAGGAGCTGCTTATGGAGAGATAGTTGAGATCATCTGTCCAGATGGAGAGAAGAGAATGGGTCAAGTTTTAGAGGCAAGAGAAGGTTTAGCTGTAGTTCAGGTTTTTGAGGGGACAACTGGGTTAAATGTTGATAAAACAAGAGTTAGATTTACAGGAAAGACTGCTAAGATAGGAGTCTCTACTGAAATGTTAGGAAGAATCTTCAATGGTAGAGGACAGCCAATAGATGGGGGGCCAGAGATAGTTCCAGAGATGGAGTTAGATATTAATGGCTATCCACTAAACCCTGTTTCAAGAAAGTACCCAAGTGACTTTATACAAACTGGAATCTCTACAATTGATGGGATGAACACATTAGTTAGAGGGCAAAAGCTTCCAATCTTCTCAGGGTCTGGTTTGCCACACAACCAGTTAGCTGTCCAAATTGCAAGACAGGCAAAGGTTAGAGGAGAAGGGGAAAAGTTCGCTGTCGTCTTTGCAGCTATGGGGATTACAGCTGAAGAGGCTAACTTCTTCATGGAAGAGTTTAGAAGAACAGGAGCTTTAGAGAAGGCTGTTGTCTTCATCAACTTAGCTAACGACCCAGCAATTGAAAGAATCTTAACTCCAAGAATGGCTTTAACTGTTGCTGAATACTTGGCATTTGAGAAGGACATGCATGTCTTAGTTATCTTAACTGACATGACTAACTACTGTGAAGCTTTAAGGGAAATCTCAGCAGCAAGAAATGAGGTTCCTGGAAGAAGAGGATATCCTGGTTATATGTATACTGACTTAGCTACTATCTATGAAAGAGCTGGAAGGGTTAAAGGAAAGGTTGGAACAATAACACAAATTCCTATCTTAACCATGCCAGATGATGATATAACCCACCCAATCCCAGACTTAACTGGTTATATTACAGAGGGACAGATAGTTCTATCAAGAGAGTTACATAGAAAAGGAATTTACCCACCTATTGATGTCCTTCCATCCCTATCAAGATTGGCTGGAAGTGGTCAAGGGCCTGGAAAGACAAGAGAGGATCATAAAAAAGTTGTTAACCAAGCCTATGCTGCCTATGCAGAGGGTAGAAGTTTAAGAGACTTGGTTGCTGTTGTTGGGGAAGAGGCTTTAACTGAGAGAGATAGAGCTTACCTAAAGTTTGCTGATGAGTTTGAGAAGAGGTTTGTCAACCAAGGAAAGGATGAGGAGAGAAGTATAGAAGAAACTCTTGACTTACTCTGGGAGTTATTAGCCATACTACCAGAAGAAGAGTTGAAGAGAGTTGATAAGGAATTAATTATGAAGTATCACCCAAAATACAGAAAGAAGAGTTAA